One genomic region from Nitrospirota bacterium encodes:
- a CDS encoding MotA/TolQ/ExbB proton channel family protein: MMFQSGLTGLIGSLGLVSKVILLLLFLFSVISWAVILYKWRVFRTIDREDQRFLTAFAKSKDSDELRRQARRAIGSPSASVFMGLMDRLDTGQAEESGGRLSHLRSQEGGDDPGSLDRQYIERTVAYIVQNQIAQLEAYLPFLATTGNITPFIGLLGTVLGIIDSFREIGLQGTASIAAVAPGVAEALIATAAGLFTAIPAVIAYNYYLTRIRRTAFRLETFSVDLLNSVQTQRRQAGLGVR, from the coding sequence ATGATGTTTCAATCGGGCCTGACGGGGCTTATCGGTTCTCTCGGACTTGTCTCAAAGGTTATTCTGCTCCTGCTTTTTCTCTTCTCCGTTATTTCCTGGGCCGTGATTCTGTACAAGTGGCGCGTTTTCCGCACAATTGATCGAGAAGACCAACGCTTCCTGACCGCCTTCGCGAAGAGCAAGGATTCCGATGAACTGCGGCGGCAAGCGCGCCGGGCGATCGGAAGCCCAAGCGCCAGTGTTTTCATGGGGTTAATGGATCGGCTGGACACCGGACAAGCAGAGGAATCAGGCGGCCGACTTTCTCACCTGCGTAGCCAGGAGGGCGGGGATGATCCTGGCAGCTTGGATCGACAATATATCGAGCGGACTGTGGCATATATCGTGCAGAATCAGATCGCTCAATTAGAGGCGTACTTGCCGTTCTTGGCCACCACGGGAAACATTACTCCGTTTATCGGCTTGCTCGGCACTGTCTTGGGGATTATTGATTCGTTCAGGGAGATCGGGCTCCAGGGAACGGCCAGCATCGCGGCTGTGGCGCCGGGAGTGGCGGAGGCGCTGATCGCCACGGCGGCCGGACTGTTCACGGCTATTCCCGCGGTGATTGCGTATAATTATTACTTGACGCGCATTCGCCGGACGGCGTTCCGCCTGGAAACGTTCAGCGTCGATCTGCTGAACTCGGTCCAGACCCAGAGGAGACAGGCCGGCTTGGGGGTCCGATGA
- a CDS encoding biopolymer transporter ExbD — protein sequence MTIFETRHRRFLAEINVIPLVDVVLVLLVIFMVTAPMLYRGIDIKLPASATNTIKPEMRVVLTIEKDQRLYLDKDAVSVAQLERRLKSLKEQNSEVSVYLRADREVPYGIVVQVMDGVKRAGIEKLGMVTDPVVGERVMEQQVTPANRPKRTL from the coding sequence ATGACGATCTTTGAGACCAGGCATCGGCGCTTCCTCGCCGAAATCAATGTCATTCCGCTGGTCGACGTCGTTCTGGTCCTGTTGGTGATTTTTATGGTGACGGCCCCCATGCTGTATCGCGGCATCGACATCAAACTCCCGGCCTCCGCGACCAACACGATCAAGCCGGAGATGCGCGTCGTCTTGACGATCGAGAAGGATCAACGACTCTATCTCGATAAGGACGCGGTGAGCGTCGCGCAGCTTGAACGCCGTCTCAAGTCGCTGAAGGAACAGAACTCGGAGGTGTCGGTGTACTTGCGGGCCGATCGCGAGGTGCCGTACGGGATCGTCGTGCAGGTGATGGACGGCGTGAAGCGGGCGGGGATCGAAAAACTCGGCATGGTGACCGATCCCGTCGTCGGAGAACGAGTGATGGAACAGCAGGTCACGCCAGCGAATCGTCCTAAAAGGACGCTCTGA
- a CDS encoding TonB family protein has product MATHALPHLLPLALSADQRDALGVRLKWTVIASLALHVCVLLAASGMRFMQHGERPLASVQVSLVTMPAPARPTEIPPARQADAMKPHKVVQPTVPPPPVKSAPPVPAAAAKPVAPAPVLPPPVRSDAPGARRSSGDVMRDVLKGIELPPDAPKFGELSPAKPVTPSQRVDVPRPDRAPEKVNSDIDTLLGKLRVPDVTPMTPAAPKEPVKTAQVQPRQPSLAEQFDQELEEEIKKLRSIPRSVKPVEPPQEAKPMPEPAVKQAPAAVAKVPTVRSPETSMKVSSTGPGSNRYLARVQQKISSLWTAPPVDVPEKALTVVVKFRLHRSGSVSNVIIEQSSGNDYYDLAGKRAVLSANPLPAFPPEMTESYLDAHFSFTVGEQVG; this is encoded by the coding sequence ATGGCGACGCATGCGCTCCCCCATCTGCTGCCCCTTGCGCTCAGCGCGGACCAGCGCGATGCGTTGGGCGTGCGGTTGAAATGGACCGTGATCGCCTCGCTGGCGTTGCACGTGTGCGTACTGCTCGCGGCTTCGGGGATGCGATTCATGCAACACGGTGAACGTCCGCTGGCGTCGGTGCAGGTCTCGCTGGTGACGATGCCGGCCCCCGCCCGGCCGACTGAGATTCCTCCTGCGCGGCAAGCCGATGCGATGAAGCCTCACAAGGTTGTCCAGCCGACTGTTCCGCCGCCTCCGGTCAAGTCCGCGCCGCCGGTCCCGGCTGCGGCAGCCAAGCCGGTCGCGCCGGCGCCGGTCCTGCCTCCGCCGGTGCGAAGCGACGCGCCCGGCGCCCGACGGTCGTCGGGGGACGTGATGCGTGACGTCTTGAAGGGCATCGAGTTGCCGCCCGATGCGCCGAAATTCGGCGAACTGAGCCCGGCCAAACCCGTGACTCCATCGCAGCGGGTGGATGTGCCGCGGCCCGACCGCGCTCCCGAAAAAGTCAACAGCGACATCGATACGCTCTTGGGCAAGTTAAGAGTTCCCGACGTGACGCCCATGACGCCGGCGGCTCCCAAGGAGCCGGTCAAGACGGCGCAGGTGCAACCGCGCCAGCCGTCGTTGGCCGAACAGTTCGACCAAGAGTTGGAGGAAGAGATCAAGAAGCTCCGGTCCATACCGCGTTCCGTCAAGCCGGTCGAGCCGCCGCAAGAGGCCAAACCGATGCCGGAACCGGCAGTCAAGCAGGCCCCGGCGGCTGTGGCCAAGGTGCCGACCGTCCGGAGCCCCGAAACGTCCATGAAGGTCTCTTCGACAGGGCCCGGGTCCAATCGCTACCTCGCCAGGGTGCAGCAGAAGATCAGCAGCCTCTGGACGGCTCCGCCGGTCGATGTCCCGGAGAAGGCGCTTACCGTCGTGGTAAAGTTTAGGCTGCACCGCAGCGGGTCGGTCAGCAATGTGATCATCGAGCAGTCGTCCGGAAACGACTATTACGATCTGGCGGGAAAACGCGCGGTCTTGAGCGCCAACCCGCTCCCCGCGTTTCCCCCGGAGATGACGGAGTCGTATCTGGACGCCCACTTCAGTTTTACGGTCGGAGAGCAGGTCGGTTGA
- the tolB gene encoding Tol-Pal system beta propeller repeat protein TolB yields MKGLSVLIMALVLGAGLVGILESKATDVFLEATRPDFEKIPIGVLGFKNGSGPEWLGGRVEEVLKADLRRSLVFTLVDLPSLGIKVRDVGNAEKAVFKQATDNGVAVLVWGRAGLKENGKEADVVVDGYVYDGGSDEVVGGKRYVGSTSVVRLMAHRFADELVYRYTGEPGIARTKIAFVSEIGNARELFVMDYDGYEPRQITADGFLNLMPRWSPDRRFLVFTAYRSRNTQDIDLIELATGKRWTLVSLGGLNITPALSPDGNYLAFTTSQDGNAEIYRLDTRTKVLQRLTVNPAGDLSPSWSPSGREIAFTSDRGGGPQIYLMSADGSNVRRLTYEGDYNAAPAWSPRGNWIAHVCRTPRREYKLCLISPDGQKRVQITTGPGVDDSPAWSPDGRHLVFSSTADGKSHIYMINADGKDLERLTYGGTHYSSPAWSPAL; encoded by the coding sequence ATGAAAGGTCTGAGCGTTTTGATCATGGCCCTCGTCCTCGGGGCGGGGTTGGTGGGAATTCTGGAGTCCAAGGCAACGGACGTCTTTCTCGAGGCGACCCGTCCGGACTTCGAGAAAATTCCCATCGGGGTGTTGGGCTTCAAGAACGGCAGCGGGCCCGAGTGGCTCGGCGGGCGGGTGGAGGAGGTGCTCAAGGCCGATCTTCGACGCTCGCTGGTGTTCACCTTGGTCGATTTGCCCAGCCTCGGCATCAAAGTGCGGGATGTCGGAAACGCCGAAAAGGCCGTCTTCAAGCAGGCGACGGACAACGGCGTCGCCGTCCTGGTGTGGGGGAGGGCGGGGCTCAAAGAAAATGGCAAAGAAGCCGACGTCGTCGTGGATGGCTATGTCTATGACGGCGGCAGCGACGAGGTCGTGGGAGGGAAGCGGTACGTCGGCTCGACCTCCGTCGTCAGGCTGATGGCGCACCGATTTGCGGACGAGCTGGTCTACCGCTATACGGGGGAGCCGGGCATCGCGAGGACAAAAATCGCGTTCGTCTCGGAAATCGGCAATGCGCGCGAGCTGTTCGTCATGGATTACGACGGATACGAGCCTCGGCAGATCACGGCCGACGGCTTTCTGAATCTGATGCCGCGATGGTCGCCCGATCGGCGGTTTCTGGTGTTCACGGCGTACCGGAGCCGAAATACCCAGGACATCGATCTGATCGAACTGGCCACGGGGAAACGGTGGACGCTCGTATCGCTGGGGGGATTGAACATTACGCCGGCGCTTTCTCCGGACGGCAATTATCTGGCGTTCACGACGAGCCAGGACGGCAATGCGGAAATTTACCGGCTCGACACCAGGACGAAAGTGCTGCAGCGGCTCACCGTCAATCCAGCCGGAGACCTCTCGCCGTCCTGGTCGCCTTCCGGACGGGAGATCGCCTTCACCTCCGATCGGGGCGGCGGGCCTCAAATCTACTTGATGAGCGCGGACGGGTCGAATGTCCGACGACTGACCTATGAAGGCGACTACAACGCCGCACCTGCCTGGTCTCCTCGAGGAAACTGGATCGCGCACGTCTGCCGGACTCCTCGAAGAGAATATAAGCTGTGTCTCATCAGTCCGGACGGGCAGAAGCGTGTCCAGATCACGACCGGCCCCGGTGTGGACGACTCGCCGGCGTGGTCTCCGGACGGCCGGCACTTGGTGTTCAGCTCGACGGCCGACGGGAAAAGCCATATCTATATGATCAATGCCGACGGAAAAGATTTGGAACGGTTGACGTACGGGGGGACCCATTACAGTTCGCCCGCATGGTCGCCGGCTCTTTAA
- the pal gene encoding peptidoglycan-associated lipoprotein Pal produces MAKSRSGAGAPGESLSEGSLGMSGGAGDSGQGAGASSSFPDLTVAGRGTDASSAGSEGGGLRGLEPVGPGKGATEERVGGGTMMAKVQPSDSASRQVEEMRREQAAAAAAGLRDVFFAFDSWTITEEGRMALAHDAEWIKANPGSLIKIEGHCDERGTLAYNLVLGEKRAKAVRNYLVELGVSANRLAVVSYGKERPFCKEHTESCYQQNRRGHLVLRTK; encoded by the coding sequence ATGGCAAAGTCCCGGAGCGGAGCCGGTGCGCCGGGCGAAAGCTTGAGCGAGGGATCTCTGGGCATGTCGGGAGGAGCCGGTGATTCCGGGCAAGGCGCAGGGGCGAGCTCCAGTTTCCCCGATCTGACCGTCGCGGGCCGCGGAACCGATGCGTCAAGCGCCGGGTCCGAAGGCGGAGGCCTCAGGGGCTTGGAGCCGGTCGGGCCAGGCAAAGGCGCCACTGAGGAGCGGGTCGGAGGCGGGACCATGATGGCGAAGGTCCAGCCTTCGGACAGCGCCTCCAGGCAGGTCGAGGAGATGCGCCGTGAGCAAGCCGCAGCCGCTGCGGCCGGGCTGCGGGACGTGTTCTTCGCATTCGACAGTTGGACGATCACGGAAGAGGGACGGATGGCCTTGGCCCATGATGCGGAATGGATCAAAGCGAACCCCGGTTCGCTGATCAAGATCGAAGGGCATTGCGATGAGCGCGGCACGTTGGCGTACAATTTGGTGTTGGGTGAGAAGCGCGCCAAGGCCGTACGGAATTATCTGGTCGAGCTTGGCGTGAGCGCCAATCGGCTGGCGGTCGTGTCCTACGGAAAGGAGCGGCCGTTCTGCAAGGAGCATACGGAGTCTTGTTACCAGCAGAACCGGCGAGGCCACCTCGTGCTTCGAACAAAGTGA
- the ybgF gene encoding tol-pal system protein YbgF, which translates to MSKPKASKVSPYGYGLPIFGLLGGLVLSGCLAQQADLRQTNRELQKSHQELQLKIQKAKEEIDRMVGETRARLAEEIRSVKEEQLPSLRGDIQVTAHQAMQLVRSQEDKLVRLEQFVHKQEHEQKAKLASLESKFEKDLRDHTAALKQELGSESARTSARLDEVAARLDAVHKTVSALTKAIDARLDEHQKSIAAADARSAALAQQLDAQSKTSNEQAAKFTHALSDFKQGLIKLGEEMKQQEQAVKQLSASFEQQTAALSKRTDALAAKVEADTKAATNHINEVNRVMTGHLNEVNRSVSSVAKALETAGEKFAARLDEQDRRLDDISRAVGEVAQVRSQPGPPQRQPSQRPAQRSTLNQMVEQPKAAAEEPGAAASQSAQGDAAGSVEAASRAESDAADINPREVYERVLNKFKAGDLEGARQGFAAFLAEYPNSELAPNARFWLGETYYGKKDFKRAIEAYDHVQLDYPNSEKVPAALLKKGYAYLALKDRKRASTTLRQVIELYPRTPEAGKALDKLNQLKDSR; encoded by the coding sequence ATGAGTAAACCGAAGGCAAGCAAGGTCAGTCCGTACGGTTATGGTCTTCCGATCTTCGGCTTGTTGGGGGGCCTGGTCCTGTCCGGTTGCCTGGCCCAGCAGGCGGATTTGAGACAAACCAACAGGGAGCTGCAGAAAAGTCATCAGGAGTTGCAGCTCAAGATCCAGAAGGCCAAAGAGGAAATCGATCGGATGGTGGGAGAAACACGTGCGCGCCTGGCTGAAGAGATCAGGAGCGTGAAGGAGGAGCAATTGCCCAGCCTCCGAGGAGACATCCAGGTGACGGCGCACCAGGCCATGCAGTTGGTCAGGTCTCAGGAAGACAAGCTGGTCAGGCTGGAGCAATTTGTGCACAAGCAGGAACATGAGCAGAAGGCCAAACTGGCTTCTTTGGAGAGCAAGTTCGAGAAAGACCTGCGCGATCACACCGCGGCCCTGAAACAGGAGTTGGGATCGGAATCTGCCAGGACGTCGGCCCGTCTGGATGAAGTGGCGGCCCGTCTGGACGCCGTGCACAAGACGGTCAGCGCGCTGACCAAGGCGATCGACGCGCGGCTTGATGAGCATCAAAAGTCGATCGCCGCCGCCGACGCCAGGTCCGCCGCGTTGGCCCAGCAACTGGACGCGCAAAGCAAGACGTCGAACGAGCAGGCGGCGAAGTTCACTCATGCGCTGAGCGACTTTAAGCAGGGCTTGATCAAGTTGGGCGAGGAAATGAAGCAGCAGGAGCAAGCCGTCAAACAACTGTCGGCTTCTTTTGAGCAGCAGACCGCTGCGCTTTCAAAGCGAACCGACGCCCTGGCCGCCAAAGTCGAAGCGGACACCAAGGCCGCGACCAATCACATCAACGAGGTGAACCGGGTCATGACCGGCCATCTCAACGAGGTCAACAGGAGCGTCTCGTCCGTGGCCAAGGCTCTTGAGACCGCGGGCGAGAAGTTCGCCGCGCGTTTGGACGAACAGGATCGCCGCCTGGACGATATCTCCAGAGCGGTAGGAGAGGTTGCGCAGGTTCGCTCCCAGCCCGGTCCGCCGCAGCGACAACCGAGCCAACGGCCGGCTCAACGCTCGACGCTCAACCAAATGGTCGAGCAACCCAAGGCCGCCGCTGAAGAGCCGGGAGCGGCGGCTTCGCAGTCAGCGCAGGGGGATGCCGCCGGTTCTGTCGAAGCGGCCTCCAGGGCCGAATCCGACGCCGCGGACATCAATCCGCGCGAAGTGTACGAACGCGTGCTCAACAAGTTCAAGGCGGGCGACTTGGAAGGAGCCCGCCAGGGGTTCGCCGCCTTTCTGGCCGAGTATCCCAATTCGGAGCTTGCGCCGAACGCGCGGTTCTGGCTGGGGGAGACCTATTACGGCAAGAAGGACTTCAAGCGAGCGATCGAGGCGTACGATCATGTACAATTGGATTATCCGAACAGTGAAAAGGTGCCGGCCGCGCTCCTCAAAAAAGGCTATGCCTACCTGGCCCTGAAGGATCGGAAGCGCGCGTCTACGACCTTGAGACAGGTCATCGAGCTGTACCCTCGGACACCAGAAGCCGGAAAGGCGCTCGACAAACTCAACCAGCTGAAGGATTCGCGTTAA
- the ybgF gene encoding tol-pal system protein YbgF: MSRRAKMFSGLLAASLAASGCAKHADFVDLREELRTVAKTQEQELKRQEAMQRRLESLEKGRDADGLKQRLEDVAARLQKLEGRLAKLEEGQISQAAASKADAAMAESSRQSKPAKSPAVPDLSPALPGMPAITPTSAFNLAYNDYLNGRYELAVTGFQRFIKDFPATSLTPNAYYWLGESYYNMKDYVRAIQSFEHVVNEYPGNEKVPSALFKLGLSAAETGDIAKSRKFLKRVIEEFSSSDEAKLAKAKLAEIR; this comes from the coding sequence ATGTCCCGTCGCGCGAAGATGTTCTCCGGATTGCTGGCAGCGTCGTTGGCGGCCTCCGGTTGCGCCAAGCACGCGGATTTCGTCGACCTGCGGGAAGAGCTGCGCACCGTTGCCAAAACGCAGGAGCAGGAGCTGAAGCGGCAGGAAGCGATGCAACGGCGGCTGGAGTCTTTGGAAAAGGGCAGAGACGCCGACGGGTTGAAACAGCGGCTCGAAGACGTCGCCGCCCGACTCCAGAAACTGGAAGGTCGCTTGGCCAAGTTGGAAGAGGGGCAGATCAGTCAGGCGGCCGCTTCGAAAGCGGATGCCGCGATGGCGGAATCCTCCCGTCAGTCCAAGCCGGCGAAATCGCCGGCAGTGCCGGATCTCTCTCCGGCGCTGCCCGGCATGCCGGCGATCACGCCGACCTCGGCCTTCAATCTGGCGTATAACGATTACCTGAACGGCCGGTATGAGTTGGCCGTGACGGGATTCCAGCGGTTCATCAAAGATTTTCCCGCCACTTCGCTGACCCCCAACGCGTATTACTGGCTCGGGGAATCGTACTACAACATGAAAGACTACGTGCGGGCGATCCAATCGTTCGAGCACGTCGTGAACGAATATCCCGGGAACGAGAAAGTGCCGTCGGCTTTGTTCAAGTTGGGGTTGTCGGCCGCCGAGACCGGCGATATCGCCAAATCCCGGAAGTTCCTGAAGCGGGTGATCGAAGAGTTCTCTTCCTCCGACGAAGCGAAGCTGGCCAAGGCCAAGTTGGCCGAGATCCGATGA